In Leptospira brenneri, the following are encoded in one genomic region:
- the queA gene encoding tRNA preQ1(34) S-adenosylmethionine ribosyltransferase-isomerase QueA: MDFLQEYDFHLPEEQIAKFPLESRDQSRLLLVDRIQSKFWEAPLFRDITALIKPGDVFVYNETKVSYRRVYLQVESGRIHESIFLEPEDKLGKTWLCILKNRAKLKLDGKLFPVGYPEFEFSYQGAREELSILSSNRSISDSDFEIFGNIPIPPYLKRNVTEEDKTRYQTIFANRSGSVAAPTAGLHFTETLKEEIRKKGAEFFPVELQIGYGTFRPLTAEQWQTKTLHKENYLVPGSTATKLNEARTEGRRIIAVGTTSLRVLESVFDSQLKTYKEGVGQTDIFLSPGDRIESAQGLITNFHLPKSSLLLLVSAFANTRLVMSSYQYALENGFRFYSYGDSMFLF, encoded by the coding sequence ATGGATTTTTTACAGGAATACGATTTTCACCTACCCGAGGAACAGATTGCCAAGTTTCCTTTAGAGAGTCGGGACCAGTCGCGGCTCCTTTTGGTGGATAGAATCCAGTCAAAATTTTGGGAAGCTCCTCTTTTTCGGGACATTACCGCGCTAATCAAACCTGGTGATGTATTTGTTTATAACGAAACAAAAGTTTCGTACAGGCGTGTGTACTTGCAGGTAGAATCAGGCCGCATTCATGAATCCATTTTTTTAGAACCAGAAGATAAACTAGGCAAAACTTGGTTATGTATCCTAAAAAATAGGGCCAAATTGAAGTTAGATGGTAAGTTGTTCCCAGTAGGATATCCAGAATTTGAATTCTCTTACCAAGGAGCTCGTGAGGAACTTTCTATTTTATCTTCTAATAGGTCTATTTCTGATTCTGATTTTGAAATTTTTGGAAACATCCCCATCCCACCTTATTTAAAACGAAATGTTACCGAGGAAGATAAAACGAGATACCAAACGATTTTTGCCAACCGTTCGGGATCCGTAGCAGCTCCTACTGCAGGACTTCATTTTACGGAAACCTTAAAGGAAGAAATACGAAAGAAGGGTGCTGAATTTTTTCCAGTGGAGCTCCAAATTGGTTATGGGACATTTCGTCCTCTCACCGCCGAACAATGGCAGACAAAAACGCTACATAAGGAGAACTACTTAGTTCCCGGTTCCACCGCAACAAAGTTAAACGAAGCGAGAACAGAAGGCAGAAGGATTATTGCTGTTGGAACTACCAGTCTTCGGGTTTTAGAATCTGTGTTTGATTCTCAATTGAAGACATATAAGGAGGGAGTGGGTCAAACTGACATCTTTTTGTCGCCAGGTGACAGGATTGAATCAGCACAAGGCTTAATCACTAACTTTCATCTTCCTAAGTCTAGCCTTCTCCTTCTCGTGAGTGCCTTTGCCAACACTCGACTGGTGATGAGTTCTTATCAGTATGCATTGGAGAACGGGTTTCGTTTTTATTCTTATGGAGACTCAATGTTCCTATTTTAA
- a CDS encoding FlgO family outer membrane protein, producing MNKLPHSEWNLPFRIFILFVFLFSVSACYVGEEREVVVQPKKTPVPPLEQLAISLSESGFYFKPQRLVVLTFLDHEGKKSPYGEILAEKLTTELVKKDRFQILDRLANQKVLKEAGLGLDTTTDTATLRKIGDVLKLDVIITGIVTPYQDGVFVNTRLIEIKSGLILKADEVYVRIDG from the coding sequence ATGAACAAGTTACCTCACTCGGAATGGAACTTGCCTTTTAGAATCTTCATTTTATTTGTTTTTTTATTTAGCGTTAGCGCTTGTTACGTGGGAGAAGAGAGGGAGGTGGTGGTTCAGCCCAAAAAAACTCCGGTTCCACCTTTAGAACAATTGGCAATCTCTCTTTCTGAAAGTGGTTTTTATTTCAAACCTCAAAGGCTTGTGGTTCTGACGTTTTTAGACCATGAAGGCAAAAAAAGTCCTTATGGTGAAATCCTTGCGGAAAAACTGACCACTGAACTTGTAAAAAAAGATCGGTTTCAAATATTAGACCGGCTGGCCAACCAAAAAGTTTTAAAAGAAGCAGGTCTTGGACTCGACACTACGACTGACACCGCCACCTTGCGGAAAATAGGCGATGTTCTGAAATTAGATGTCATCATCACAGGAATTGTAACACCATACCAAGATGGAGTTTTTGTCAACACTCGGCTCATCGAAATCAAGTCTGGATTGATCCTCAAAGCAGATGAAGTTTATGTCCGAATTGACGGTTAA
- the pnuC gene encoding nicotinamide riboside transporter PnuC — protein MTDIFFYFSIEFPLFSVFGYPLSLIEFLGTSSGLVCVYLASRNHILTWPLGIFNSICFFFLFFQIQLYSDMLLQIYFFGSSIYGWSVWRKRTGAYIKIQSLGKTKNILLLVSIILGTYVLGEITSRLPLWIPKIFEKPPVFLYWDAFTTVASIIANFLLAQRKLESWFLWVFVDVVCIAIYSLKEIPFVTLEYIVFLLIAFYGCYHWYKEYKQNHSNI, from the coding sequence ATGACAGATATTTTTTTCTATTTTTCTATTGAGTTTCCGCTTTTCTCTGTCTTTGGTTATCCTCTCAGTCTAATCGAATTTCTTGGAACCAGTTCTGGGCTTGTTTGTGTGTATTTAGCTTCCAGAAATCATATCCTCACTTGGCCTCTTGGGATTTTCAACTCTATCTGTTTTTTCTTTTTATTTTTTCAAATCCAATTGTATTCGGATATGTTGTTACAAATATATTTTTTTGGATCCAGTATCTATGGTTGGTCGGTTTGGAGAAAAAGAACCGGTGCTTATATAAAAATCCAGTCACTAGGAAAAACTAAAAATATTTTACTTCTAGTTTCTATCATTTTGGGAACCTACGTTCTTGGTGAGATCACCAGTCGGTTGCCTCTTTGGATACCTAAAATTTTTGAGAAACCACCAGTGTTTTTATACTGGGATGCCTTTACCACTGTGGCAAGTATCATCGCCAATTTTTTGTTAGCTCAAAGAAAGTTAGAATCCTGGTTTTTGTGGGTGTTTGTCGATGTAGTTTGTATTGCCATCTATTCCTTAAAAGAAATCCCTTTTGTAACTTTAGAATATATTGTATTTCTCCTCATTGCCTTTTACGGGTGTTATCACTGGTATAAGGAATACAAACAAAATCATTCAAATATATAA
- a CDS encoding ArsR/SmtB family transcription factor: MDLRRDVFQAIADPTRRAILLLVATQSMTAGAIASKFDTKRPTVSKHLQILTECELLKKEPNGREIYYHLNPNKMKEIANFIEPFQKLWDDRFNKLEAVMKTYKAKG, encoded by the coding sequence ATGGATTTACGAAGAGATGTATTTCAGGCAATTGCAGATCCCACAAGGCGGGCCATCCTCCTCCTTGTGGCTACCCAGTCGATGACAGCAGGAGCCATTGCCTCGAAGTTTGACACCAAAAGGCCGACCGTTTCCAAACACTTACAGATCCTCACCGAATGTGAACTCTTAAAAAAAGAACCTAATGGTCGTGAAATTTATTACCACCTAAACCCAAACAAAATGAAAGAAATTGCAAACTTCATTGAACCCTTTCAAAAACTTTGGGATGATCGGTTTAATAAACTCGAAGCTGTAATGAAAACTTATAAGGCCAAAGGATAA
- a CDS encoding SRPBCC family protein produces MELKTKIHAEDGKQELTIEREFDLPVSLVFKAHTEPELIEQWMGNKVLKLEPKNHGSWIFETRNPEGIVLFRANGVFLNIIENEKFTRTFEMENTGFAVQLEFFEFQKISENQSKLKMHIIYKSTEQRDQILKMPFRQGINMAHNKLEEVLQN; encoded by the coding sequence ATGGAATTAAAAACAAAAATCCATGCCGAAGACGGGAAACAAGAGTTAACCATTGAGCGAGAATTTGACTTACCAGTTTCTTTAGTTTTCAAAGCACACACAGAACCAGAACTTATCGAACAGTGGATGGGAAATAAAGTTTTGAAATTGGAACCGAAAAATCATGGCAGTTGGATCTTTGAGACGAGAAATCCAGAAGGTATCGTTCTATTTCGTGCCAACGGAGTGTTTCTGAATATCATTGAAAATGAAAAATTCACAAGAACCTTTGAAATGGAGAACACCGGATTTGCGGTCCAACTTGAGTTCTTTGAATTTCAAAAGATATCAGAAAACCAATCAAAACTTAAAATGCATATCATTTATAAGTCGACAGAACAAAGAGATCAGATTTTAAAGATGCCTTTTCGTCAAGGGATCAATATGGCCCACAACAAACTCGAAGAAGTGTTACAGAACTAG
- a CDS encoding aconitate hydratase, with the protein MAFDIEMIAARYSKMEAAIAQARKVVGRPLTLTEKILYNHLWDGNPSKSFGRGADYVDFAPDRVAMQDATAQMALLQFMQAGRKKVAVPSTVHCDHLITAKDESGVDLGIAVKENKEVYDFLSSVSNKYGIGFWKPGAGIIHQVVLENYAFPGGMMIGTDSHTVNAGGLGMVAIGVGGADACDVMAGLPWELKWPKAIGVKLTGKLNGWTSAKDVILKVAGILTVKGGTGAIVEYFGPGAEALSCTGKGTICNMGAEIGATTSTFGYDESMERYLRSTNRSDVADLANKYKAHLTADPEVYADPSKFFDQVIEIDLNTLEPYVNGPFTPDLATPISKMKEEAAKNGWPLKVEVGLIGSCTNSSYEDISRAASLAKQVAAKGLKTKAEFTITPGSELVRYTIQRDGFIDSFHTIGAKVFSNACGPCIGMWSRVGADKKEKNTIVHSFNRNFQARQDGNPNTYAFVASPEITTALAIAGDLGFNPLTDTLTNEKGEQVKLDPPTGEELPSKGFAVEDAGFIAPAADGSGVQVIVDPASTRLQLLAPFKAWEGTDLKGLKLLLKAKGKCTTDHISMAGPWLKFRGHLDNISNNLLIGATNNFNGKINEVKNQLTGNYEPVPQTQRAYKAQGIGSIVVGDENYGEGSSREHAAMEPRHLGVRAVLVKSFARIHETNLKKQGMLALTFANKDDYEKIQEDDVIDIIGLTSFAEGKPLTLALNHKDGKKDEIQVNHTYNAQQIEWFKAGAALNLMRA; encoded by the coding sequence ATGGCATTTGATATAGAAATGATTGCGGCACGTTATTCCAAAATGGAAGCGGCCATCGCACAAGCCAGGAAGGTAGTGGGTCGACCCCTCACACTCACAGAGAAGATTTTATACAATCACCTTTGGGATGGAAATCCTTCCAAAAGTTTTGGTCGAGGTGCAGACTATGTAGACTTTGCTCCCGACCGAGTGGCAATGCAAGATGCAACAGCGCAGATGGCGCTTCTCCAATTTATGCAAGCTGGTCGTAAAAAAGTAGCGGTTCCATCCACCGTTCACTGTGACCACTTAATCACGGCAAAAGACGAATCCGGTGTGGATCTTGGGATTGCTGTTAAAGAAAACAAAGAAGTTTATGATTTTTTATCCTCCGTTTCTAATAAATATGGAATTGGTTTTTGGAAACCAGGTGCTGGTATCATTCACCAAGTGGTTTTAGAAAACTACGCCTTCCCTGGTGGGATGATGATTGGAACCGATTCTCATACCGTGAACGCTGGTGGTTTGGGAATGGTTGCGATTGGTGTGGGCGGTGCTGATGCTTGTGATGTGATGGCTGGCCTTCCTTGGGAACTCAAATGGCCCAAAGCTATTGGAGTCAAACTCACAGGAAAACTAAATGGTTGGACTTCCGCTAAAGACGTAATTTTAAAAGTAGCAGGGATCTTAACTGTGAAAGGGGGAACTGGTGCCATCGTAGAATACTTCGGTCCAGGTGCGGAAGCTCTTTCTTGTACTGGAAAAGGTACAATTTGTAACATGGGAGCAGAGATTGGTGCGACCACTTCTACTTTCGGTTATGATGAATCAATGGAAAGATATTTAAGGTCCACTAACAGAAGTGATGTGGCCGACCTTGCAAATAAATACAAGGCTCATCTCACAGCAGATCCAGAAGTGTATGCAGATCCATCAAAATTTTTCGACCAAGTGATCGAAATTGACCTCAACACTTTAGAACCTTATGTGAATGGTCCTTTCACTCCAGACCTTGCCACTCCCATTTCTAAAATGAAAGAAGAAGCAGCAAAGAATGGTTGGCCACTCAAAGTAGAAGTGGGTCTAATCGGATCTTGCACTAACTCTTCCTATGAAGACATTTCCAGAGCAGCTTCTCTTGCCAAACAAGTGGCTGCCAAAGGACTAAAGACTAAGGCTGAGTTTACCATCACTCCTGGTTCAGAACTGGTTCGTTACACCATCCAAAGAGATGGATTTATCGATTCCTTCCATACCATTGGTGCAAAAGTATTTTCGAATGCTTGTGGTCCTTGTATTGGAATGTGGTCTCGTGTGGGTGCGGACAAAAAAGAAAAGAACACAATTGTTCACTCATTTAACCGTAACTTCCAAGCAAGACAAGATGGAAACCCAAACACCTATGCGTTTGTGGCTTCTCCAGAAATCACAACAGCTCTTGCCATCGCGGGAGATTTGGGATTCAATCCACTGACAGATACCCTAACCAATGAAAAAGGGGAACAAGTAAAATTGGATCCTCCTACAGGCGAAGAATTACCTAGCAAAGGTTTTGCGGTAGAGGATGCGGGTTTTATCGCTCCTGCGGCAGATGGATCTGGTGTTCAAGTGATTGTCGATCCGGCATCCACAAGACTCCAACTCTTAGCTCCGTTTAAAGCCTGGGAAGGAACAGATTTGAAAGGTCTCAAACTTCTTCTCAAAGCCAAAGGAAAATGTACAACAGATCATATTTCTATGGCAGGTCCTTGGCTTAAGTTCCGTGGTCACTTGGATAATATTTCCAACAACTTACTCATTGGTGCTACAAACAACTTCAATGGAAAAATCAATGAAGTAAAAAATCAACTGACTGGAAACTACGAACCGGTTCCACAAACCCAAAGAGCATACAAAGCACAAGGGATTGGATCCATTGTGGTGGGAGATGAGAACTACGGAGAAGGTTCTTCCAGAGAACATGCTGCTATGGAGCCAAGACATTTGGGTGTCAGAGCAGTCCTTGTGAAGTCTTTTGCTCGTATTCATGAGACCAACTTGAAAAAACAAGGGATGTTAGCTCTTACTTTTGCAAACAAAGATGACTATGAAAAAATCCAAGAAGATGATGTGATTGATATCATTGGTCTAACTAGTTTTGCAGAAGGGAAACCTCTCACACTTGCACTTAACCATAAGGATGGCAAAAAGGATGAAATCCAAGTAAACCATACTTATAATGCACAACAAATCGAATGGTTTAAAGCTGGTGCTGCCCTCAACTTAATGAGAGCATAA
- a CDS encoding DoxX family protein — MSEKTKKIVYWFFTLWLSLGMVSTAIVQLMKLPEEVEKINQLGYPTYFLTLLGIWKLLGVVAVLIPKFVLLKEWAYAGFFFAMSGAAISHIACGHPFGEIFPSVLLLALTVISWHLRPANRRV, encoded by the coding sequence ATGTCAGAAAAAACGAAGAAAATAGTTTATTGGTTTTTTACCCTTTGGTTGTCACTTGGGATGGTATCCACTGCAATTGTGCAACTGATGAAACTTCCTGAAGAAGTAGAAAAGATCAACCAATTGGGTTATCCTACTTATTTTCTTACCCTTCTTGGAATTTGGAAGTTACTCGGTGTAGTGGCGGTCCTCATACCTAAATTTGTATTATTAAAAGAATGGGCTTATGCTGGATTTTTCTTTGCAATGTCTGGAGCTGCCATTTCGCATATCGCTTGCGGTCATCCATTCGGCGAAATTTTTCCATCCGTTCTGCTATTGGCACTCACTGTAATTTCTTGGCACTTACGCCCGGCGAATAGAAGAGTTTAG
- a CDS encoding LIMLP_18675 family protein, whose amino-acid sequence MKHITQWISKWKEFRSKREATYFGTTLYDELTINPIPSLLLILGTVLFFVYSLPYAFYLGKFFYWFVGVLEITKVLKIPFLDELRYYHYLSAFVYFYIAASLLIDISRLLNKWNTRTVFVKNEIWQIQKFGLGKKLNKFDLNTEGLQLGFEHGGLIDYLGWNRLVWEKDGKTTFATPYFFPYKKNKIIINRILKR is encoded by the coding sequence ATGAAACATATTACTCAATGGATCTCTAAATGGAAAGAATTTCGAAGTAAAAGGGAAGCGACTTACTTCGGAACAACATTATACGACGAACTAACCATCAATCCGATTCCATCTTTACTACTGATACTCGGGACAGTTCTTTTTTTCGTCTATAGTTTACCTTATGCTTTTTATTTAGGTAAGTTCTTTTATTGGTTTGTTGGTGTACTCGAAATTACTAAAGTTTTAAAAATCCCTTTTTTAGACGAATTGAGATACTATCATTATCTTTCTGCATTTGTTTATTTCTACATTGCCGCATCTCTACTCATTGACATTAGCCGCCTTTTAAATAAATGGAATACGCGAACTGTCTTTGTTAAAAACGAAATTTGGCAAATTCAAAAGTTCGGACTTGGAAAAAAACTAAACAAGTTTGATTTAAACACGGAAGGTTTACAACTCGGATTTGAACATGGGGGACTCATTGATTATTTGGGATGGAATCGTCTTGTATGGGAGAAAGATGGGAAAACTACTTTTGCCACTCCTTACTTCTTTCCTTACAAAAAGAATAAAATAATAATCAATCGTATCTTAAAACGTTAG
- a CDS encoding DUF4384 domain-containing protein has translation MKNIRKFIILIIFGSFPSYCALQDRNETTGQEYSVSGDSNFIQSFRVMILPPTKPERRGKNGILTAESRYDGFVAELKSALISSGKVTVIDREKTDRALEEIAFAKTGLVDSSTAPKIGRITGAEKMVSPIFHNQIFSISLTDIETTKVEFSKSIPLDQYKFLIQDFTKFLEHKLLLTNMSKLSNPNPVIRASLKSSKKSYKNNDPIHFEISVSEDTFVYLLLIQNDGEIFTLFPNEDQPNNYLKGGESIVIPNLKAGFVLTAGEPFGVDVVKLIASKEKMNLFLAKRVEGSPFGQITESGDRITRGIKKFTTGVKTSDWSSAEISIETGP, from the coding sequence ATGAAAAACATTAGGAAATTTATTATTCTAATCATTTTTGGATCCTTCCCTTCCTATTGTGCTTTACAGGATCGGAATGAAACCACCGGACAGGAGTATTCGGTTTCGGGTGACTCAAATTTCATTCAAAGTTTTAGGGTAATGATCTTACCACCGACAAAACCAGAAAGGAGAGGAAAAAACGGCATTCTTACCGCCGAATCTAGATACGATGGTTTTGTAGCAGAGCTAAAATCCGCTTTAATTAGCTCGGGTAAAGTGACCGTTATTGATCGGGAAAAGACAGACCGAGCTTTAGAGGAAATTGCATTTGCAAAAACAGGTCTTGTTGACAGTAGCACTGCTCCAAAAATTGGAAGAATCACGGGAGCAGAAAAGATGGTATCCCCTATTTTTCACAATCAGATTTTCTCAATCAGTTTGACGGATATAGAAACAACAAAAGTAGAATTCAGCAAATCAATTCCTTTAGATCAATATAAATTTTTGATTCAGGATTTTACAAAGTTTCTTGAACATAAATTATTACTAACTAATATGAGTAAACTATCGAATCCAAATCCTGTGATTCGAGCCAGTCTAAAATCCTCAAAAAAGTCCTACAAAAACAACGATCCAATCCATTTCGAAATCTCAGTTTCCGAGGATACTTTCGTATATCTACTGCTAATTCAAAATGATGGTGAAATCTTCACCCTGTTCCCAAACGAAGATCAGCCGAATAATTATTTAAAGGGGGGGGAATCCATAGTGATTCCAAATCTGAAGGCCGGCTTCGTTCTAACTGCAGGAGAACCTTTCGGCGTCGATGTAGTGAAGTTGATTGCATCGAAAGAAAAAATGAATCTCTTTTTAGCAAAACGAGTCGAGGGATCTCCTTTTGGGCAGATCACTGAAAGTGGTGACCGTATAACACGGGGAATCAAAAAATTCACGACTGGGGTAAAAACCTCTGATTGGAGTAGTGCAGAAATTTCAATCGAAACTGGCCCATAA
- a CDS encoding class I SAM-dependent methyltransferase: MKGFLNKKNFGFGKNGKKFDDVYWTDIYGNGLDVDGSYNAKQHAEYLKALFQLMEIPVYKIADFGFGKAILLREMVKTFSPVKVYAVDASKEAYEDLKKKDWVKRSDKFHIYNESLETFKLPKLEKEPVELGICNSVIQYLPDSMIPGVLEKMAKYCNYLYFTVPTNEDYAVMKEEMAFHDPYAFSRSKKKYKKWISRDFEIVGYNLLQSKWLGEKGFKEDFFRI; encoded by the coding sequence GTGAAAGGTTTCCTAAACAAAAAGAACTTTGGTTTTGGTAAAAACGGCAAGAAGTTCGATGATGTGTATTGGACCGATATTTACGGCAACGGCTTAGACGTAGATGGATCTTATAATGCAAAACAACATGCCGAATATTTAAAAGCACTCTTTCAATTGATGGAGATCCCGGTGTATAAAATTGCTGACTTCGGATTTGGAAAAGCCATTTTACTTCGTGAGATGGTAAAAACTTTTTCTCCTGTAAAAGTCTATGCCGTCGATGCGTCCAAAGAAGCCTATGAAGACCTAAAGAAAAAAGATTGGGTCAAACGTTCTGATAAATTCCATATTTATAATGAATCTTTAGAAACTTTTAAGTTACCCAAATTAGAAAAAGAACCTGTAGAGTTGGGTATTTGTAACTCTGTGATCCAATACCTCCCAGATTCTATGATTCCTGGTGTTTTGGAGAAAATGGCAAAGTATTGTAATTATTTATACTTCACTGTCCCAACAAACGAAGACTATGCGGTAATGAAAGAAGAAATGGCATTTCATGATCCTTATGCATTTTCCAGATCCAAAAAAAAATACAAAAAGTGGATCTCCCGTGATTTTGAAATTGTAGGGTACAACCTTTTACAAAGTAAATGGTTGGGGGAGAAGGGGTTTAAGGAAGATTTCTTTAGAATTTAG
- a CDS encoding glycosyltransferase family 87 protein, with protein MWKFLENLEKSGKWILTALILILLALSISRSKQKSDFLDYYHAAERWETGDNLYRFDVALELQTKIKTVEDLFLPENLHLLTALQNETATYIYPPLFSFLLIPFTYLSENNAALIFELFSLISLIVILYLIFQNKEITSVRSRFPYLILIGSLLFNFRFLESHIQNNQVGLLLILLVLISLTVRSHFLGGLLLALAVSIKITPLVFLFVFVYEKQYKRIFWFLIWMILWNSLPLLYNGNYTIQMTNEWLTEILGKAFSNPLLRSWKNNQSLSSTLAKYFVSGADMINQPNYGMPFINLSLTSLKIFQLFFMILFGIPLLLLWKKENKKWEIISLLFLVSALFSGISWIHSFIICLIPVYFILNRIVDLENHSKELYILFFLLSLPLLAHRTFVGSKVESALSMFSILFYTTSLLYFYIVRYALRETENRN; from the coding sequence ATGTGGAAATTTTTAGAAAATTTAGAGAAATCAGGGAAATGGATCTTAACAGCACTCATTTTGATTCTTTTGGCCCTTTCGATCTCTAGATCCAAACAAAAATCAGATTTTTTGGATTATTATCACGCGGCAGAGCGCTGGGAAACAGGAGATAATCTTTACCGGTTCGATGTGGCCCTTGAACTCCAAACAAAAATCAAAACAGTAGAAGACCTTTTCCTACCAGAAAACCTTCACTTACTCACGGCCCTACAAAACGAAACCGCAACGTATATCTACCCTCCATTATTTTCTTTTTTACTCATTCCTTTCACTTACCTTTCTGAAAACAACGCAGCATTAATCTTTGAGTTATTTAGCCTTATCTCCTTAATTGTGATTCTTTATTTGATTTTCCAAAACAAAGAAATCACTAGTGTTAGATCTCGGTTTCCATACTTAATTCTAATAGGAAGTTTATTATTCAATTTCCGTTTTTTAGAAAGCCATATCCAAAACAACCAAGTGGGATTACTTCTGATCTTACTTGTATTGATTTCACTCACAGTCAGATCTCATTTTCTAGGTGGGCTTCTTCTGGCACTGGCAGTAAGCATCAAAATCACACCCTTGGTATTTTTATTTGTTTTTGTTTATGAGAAACAATACAAACGAATCTTTTGGTTTCTTATCTGGATGATACTGTGGAATTCCCTACCCCTTCTTTACAACGGGAACTATACCATTCAAATGACTAACGAATGGCTTACAGAAATTTTAGGAAAAGCATTTAGTAACCCACTTCTTAGGTCTTGGAAAAATAACCAATCATTGAGTTCTACCTTAGCAAAGTATTTTGTCTCTGGTGCTGATATGATCAACCAACCCAACTATGGAATGCCGTTCATCAATCTTTCTCTCACTAGTTTGAAGATCTTCCAACTTTTCTTTATGATTTTATTTGGAATTCCTTTGTTACTCCTTTGGAAAAAGGAAAATAAAAAATGGGAGATTATATCCTTACTTTTTTTAGTTTCCGCTCTCTTTAGTGGGATTAGTTGGATCCATAGTTTTATTATTTGTTTGATTCCTGTTTATTTTATCCTAAATCGTATCGTGGATTTGGAGAATCATAGCAAGGAACTATATATTTTATTTTTTCTATTAAGTTTACCACTTCTCGCCCATAGAACCTTTGTCGGATCAAAAGTCGAATCCGCACTTTCTATGTTTTCTATTCTATTTTATACAACGAGTCTGTTATATTTCTATATTGTAAGGTATGCATTACGTGAAACAGAAAATCGGAATTGA
- a CDS encoding glycosyltransferase family 4 protein, with translation MTGNSRYLAEVLRVILPKHKDKEFFLYSNKQIHPVFQDLFGPNTKVVLEPKNIPGPIYLNFILPKRLKQDGVEVFWGTIQMLPFKKLPIPSYVNYHDLNFVSAPETMAKWNYLQHKLLSPITMKNADKIFCLSKNTKIEIIKFNPKYEDKCLVVYPGVSKQKTTKQKTNFPKDFFLTVGTLEPRKNINRLVDAFLEFKKNHPKDKHSLLIMGRKGWGEEGEFLYQKLKDSKIQNLGIQFIEKPDDSTLAEAFKQCKAFFFPSLHEGFGLPLLEAMLEDKRCVASDIPVFKEILSDKCDLYVPPKDTKDWTRSFELMSGPIKKRSPKFPTKQWTWEETARKIEEVLFQ, from the coding sequence ATGACGGGGAATTCTCGTTACTTGGCAGAAGTCCTAAGGGTCATTCTACCAAAACATAAGGATAAAGAATTTTTTCTCTATTCCAATAAACAAATTCATCCTGTATTCCAAGATTTATTTGGACCCAATACAAAAGTGGTTCTGGAACCAAAAAATATTCCTGGGCCAATTTATTTAAATTTTATTCTGCCAAAACGATTAAAACAGGATGGGGTCGAAGTTTTTTGGGGCACCATACAGATGTTACCTTTCAAAAAACTCCCTATTCCTAGTTATGTGAATTATCACGACTTAAATTTTGTTTCAGCCCCAGAGACCATGGCAAAATGGAATTACCTACAACACAAACTTTTGTCTCCGATCACGATGAAGAATGCTGATAAAATCTTTTGTTTGTCTAAAAACACAAAGATTGAGATTATCAAATTTAATCCAAAATATGAAGACAAATGTCTTGTTGTTTACCCAGGGGTTTCCAAACAGAAAACGACCAAACAAAAAACAAACTTTCCAAAAGATTTTTTTCTTACCGTGGGAACTTTAGAACCCAGAAAAAATATAAACCGCCTAGTGGATGCTTTTTTAGAATTCAAAAAAAATCATCCCAAAGATAAACATTCTCTACTCATCATGGGCCGAAAAGGATGGGGAGAAGAAGGTGAGTTTTTGTATCAAAAACTAAAGGATTCTAAAATCCAAAATTTAGGAATTCAATTCATTGAAAAACCAGATGATTCCACTTTGGCAGAAGCATTTAAACAATGTAAGGCGTTCTTTTTCCCCTCCCTCCACGAGGGGTTTGGACTCCCACTACTAGAAGCAATGTTAGAAGACAAACGTTGTGTCGCCTCTGATATTCCTGTATTTAAAGAAATTTTATCTGACAAATGTGATTTATATGTTCCACCCAAAGATACAAAGGATTGGACTCGCAGTTTTGAATTGATGTCTGGACCCATAAAAAAAAGATCTCCCAAATTTCCAACCAAACAATGGACATGGGAAGAAACAGCTAGAAAAATAGAAGAGGTACTCTTTCAATGA